From one Syngnathoides biaculeatus isolate LvHL_M chromosome 12, ASM1980259v1, whole genome shotgun sequence genomic stretch:
- the arid4b gene encoding AT-rich interactive domain-containing protein 4B isoform X1 produces the protein MKTLEEPPYLTVGTDVSAKYRGAFCEAKIKTAKRLVKAKVTFKSDLSTAEVNDESIKGPLKVGAIVEVKNQDGVHQEATINKLTDASIYTVVFDDGDEKTLRRSSLCLKGARHFAESETLDRLPLTNPEHFGTPVIGKKGNRGRRSNPIQEEDSSSSSSEEEESDQRQNEDLFGKVVCVEGVAMGDKKKTTWYPALVTSPDCHDDITIKKESLFVRSFKDGKFYMVLRKDVREIDTNCPPKADAALKPALDAALEFQQQLVIPGTWKTEVKEESSGSEVEDDDEEEEQEEDASGEEEEEEVEPYPEERENFLQQLYKFMEDRRTPINKRPVLGYRNLNLFKLYRLVNKLGGFDNIESGAVWKQIYQNLGIPVLNSAAGYNVKCAYRKYLYGFEEYCTSTAITFKMDLPLKQAPKGEVMCVGEGGNTTTTFTSQEEEKDHGNGDPISKQFVVCKEEKLELDPNKSDGTTSKAEEKDSNGNNNKDEEEEEEEEEEAEDEEDSSPKTGDADEGSSTFHLSIKQEHDEDRESKDNSGDDNSQEGEEGEEFECYPPGMKVQVRYGRGRSLKTYEATVKEADVEGGEVLYLVHYCGWNIRYDEWIKADKIVRPANKNVPKIKHRKKIKNKSERERDRLERLSDREVLCPPLNNNRVPRSKCDLSQDVFSKLDQGKDQGTQQQSPAKSIEITSILNGLQASELSSEESDHEGDGERNIQDNNVCRDLKGSSELQKSSERSTSCTPPNESKLFAVSGKNQEIISGELGKRKLDFIGEGGTRKRKSEGGADRTLKNQSKAKRATRSSDWLPAGTSRKLEERSAGAMEERGASSSNSSDDEGGAGSGSQAECSERAHPKTKGSPSKKYNGTKDKSKSSRQAGFWDIPEKRAKLSGNGEDKPAVRAKGQKDVWSSIQAQWPKKTLKELFSDSDTEAANSPPPPAPSSLEDTSVDQEAGPEDDASEEHIDHNKLQEFPSSGSNSVLNTPPTTPESPSGRGSALEDSGQAPQPSPLAPPTPPGLLPVSSSANVLPGLAQEEVACRRSESDCSTVEVDSLGGELPDLPQVGGPGSPPKVFDAPLSSNSSSNCSLEMSSSSQHEIEQKSKASVSQKRQKESQTCGISKKHKPNRKSLGVPPKKNRKTANSSDSEDQSFVEGCAKPAPTKNDTSDIKVAVSPKCRGRSPPSSHKYHKQGDAEHSQHREHHGRSPRVYKWSFQMSDLEKMSSLERISFLQDKLQDIRNHYLSLKSEVASIDRRRKRMKKKELESTVAASSSSSSSSPSSSSLTAAVMLTLADQPVSSSSSSSSSSSQNSGVSVECR, from the exons TGTTTGACGATGGTGACGAGAAGACCTTAAGGCGTTCCTCTCTCTGCCTTAAAGGCGCCCGCCATTTTGCAGAGAGCGAG ACGCTTGACAGACTCCCTCTCACCAATCCTGAGCACTTTGGCACACCAGTCATCGGCAAAAAGGGTAACAGGGGCCGCCGATCCAACCCAAT CCAAGAGGAAGACTCTTCTTCATCCTCTAGTGAAGAAGAGGAGAGTGATCAACGACAGAATGAAGATCTGTTTGGTAAAGTGGTCTGTGTGGAAGGAGTGGCCATGGGGGATAAAAAGAAAACCACGTGGTATCCTGCATTG GTCACCTCCCCCGACTGCCACGATGACATCACAATAAAGAAGGAAAGCTTATTCGTCCGCTCTTTCAAAGACGGAAAATT TTATATGGTGCTACGGAAGGATGTTCGAGAAATCGACACAAATTGTCCCCCGAAGGCAGATGCAGCGCTGAAGCCAG CGCTGGATGCAGCCTTGGAGTTCCAGCAGCAGTTAGTCATCCCTGGCACCTGGAAGACTGAAGTGAAAGAGGAAAGCTCAGGCAGTGAGgtggaggatgatgatgaagaggaggaacaagaagaagatgccagtggggaagaagaagag GAGGAAGTGGAACCCTATCCCGAAGAGAGGGAGAACTTTCTTCAGCAGCTCTACAAGTTTATGGAAGACAGAA GAACGCCCATCAACAAGCGGCCAGTTCTGGGTTACCGGAATCTCAACCTGTTCAAGCTCTATAGGCTAGTCAACAAACTGGGAGGCTTTGACAAT ATTGAAAGTGGCGCCGTTTGGAAGCAAATCTACCAGAACCTTGGAATCCCAGTGCTCAATTCAGCTGCTGGCTACAACGTCAAATGCGCTTACCGCAA GTACTTATATGGCTTTGAAGAATACTGCACTTCCACTGCCATCACATTCAAGATGGACCTCCCTTTGAAGCAGGCCCCCAAGGGAGAGGTGATGTGTGTCGGTGAGGGAGGAAACACAACCACCACATTTACCAGccaagaggaggagaaagaccATGGGAACGGCGACCCAATCAGCAAACAATTTGTAGTCTGCAAG GAGGAGAAACTTGAATTGGATCCAAACAAAAGTGATGGCACAACTTCAAAAGCTGAGGAAAAGGACAGTAATGGAAACAACAAtaaggatgaggaggaggaggaggaggaggaggaggaggcggaggatgAGGAAGACAGTAGCCCTAAAACAGGAGACGCAGATGAAGGCTCTTCAACATTTCACCTCAGCATTAAACAGGAGCATGACGAGGACCGGGAGAGCAAGGACAACTCTGG GGATGACAACAGTCAGGAGGGGGAGGAAGGGGAAGAGTTTGAGTGTTACCCCCCGGGGATGAAGGTGCAGGTGAGGTATGGGCGAGGCCGCAGTCTGAAGACGTACGAGGCCACTGTGAAAGAGGCAGACGTGGAGGGGGGAGAGGTGCTCTACCTGGTGCACTACTGTGGCTGGAACATCAG ATATGATGAATGGATCAAAGCAGACAAGATTGTTCGCCCAGCCAATAAGAATGTACCAAAAATAAAGCAccgtaaaaaaataaag AACAAATCTGAGCGGGAGCGAGACCGGTTGGAGAGGCTCAGTGACAGAGAAGTCCTCTGTCCTCCACTCAACAATAATCGTGTCCCTCGCTCTAAGTGTGACCTTAGTCAGGATGTCTTTTCCAAGCTGGATCAGGGTAAGGACCAAGGGACTCAGCAGCAATCTCCAGCCAAGTCGATAGAGATTACTTCCATCCTCAATGGTCTGCAAG CCTCTGAATTGTCCTCAGAAGAAAGTGATCATGAGGGTGATGGAGAGCGTAATATACAAGACAACAACGTTTGCAGAGATCTAAAGGGCTCATCCGAGCTTCAGAAATCCTCAGAACGGAGTACAAGTTGTACGCCACCCAATgaatccaaactttttgcagTCTCAGGGAAGAACCAGGAGATAATCAGTGGGGAATTGGGGAAGCGTAAACTGGATTTCATTGGGGAGGGAGGCACCAGAAAGAGGAAATCTGAGGGGGGAGCAGATAGGACTCTGAAAAACCAGTCCAAAGCTAAAAGGGCCACAAGGAGTTCAGACTGGTTGCCTGCAGGCACTTCCAGGAAGCTGGAGGAGAGGAGTGCTGGTGCCATGGAAGAGAGAGGGGCCTCTTCTAGCAACAGTTCAGATGATGAGGGAGGAGCAGGTTCTGGTTCCCAGGCTGAGTGCAGTGAACGAGCTCACCCCAAAACCAAAGGTTCCCCGTCCAAGAAGTACAATGGGACAAAGGACAAGAGTAAATCCAGCAGACAAGCAGGGTTCTGGGACATTCCTGAAAAGAGAGCCAAGCTGTCTGGGAATGGAGAGGATAAACCGGCTGTGCGCGCTAAAGGCCAAAAAGACGTGTGGTCCAGCATTCAAGCGCAGTGGCCAAAGAAGACTCTTAAAGAGTTGTTTTCTGATTCAGACACAGAGGCTGCTAAttctcctcctccacctgcACCCTCTAGCCTGGAAGATACAAGCGTCGACCAGGAAGCAGGACCTGAGGACGATGCCTCGGAAGAGCACATCGATCATAACAAACTGCAAGAGTTCCCCAGCAGTGGCAGTAACTCGGTACTCAACACACCACCCACCACACCAGAGTCCCCCTCAGGTAGAGGCAGTGCATTGGAAGACTCCGGCCAAGCGCCGCAGCCTTCCCCACTGGCGCCGCCCACACCCCCTGGTCTCCTTCCAGTTTCATCTTCTGCAAATGTCCTGCCTGGGCTGGCGCAGGAGGAAGTGGCATGTCGGCGCAGCGAGAGTGACTGCAGCACAGTAGAAGTGGATAGTCTGGGTGGGGAGCTGCCAGACCTTCCTCAGGTTGGAGGGCCAGGCTCCCCACCAAAAGTCTTTGATGCCCCGCTCTCgtccaacagcagcagcaactgcAGCCTGGAGatgagcagcagcagccagcATGAGATTGAGCAGAAGTCCAAAG CATCTGTGAGTCAGAAACGGCAGAAAGAATCACAGACATGTGGAATATCAAAGAAACACAAGCCAAACCGCAAGAGCCTTGGGGTGCCTCCTAAAAAGAATCGGAAAACAG CCAACAGCAGTGACAGTGAAGACCAGTCTTTTGTGGAAGGCTGTGCCAAACCAGCCCCCACCAAAAATGACACATCGGACATCAAGGTTGCAGTTTCGCCCAAGTGTCGCGGCCGATCTCCCCCCTCAAGCCATAAGTACCACAAGCAGGGTGACGCCGAGCACTCGCAGCACCGGGAACATCACGGAAGATCGCCGCGGGTTTACAAGTGGAGCTTCCAGATGT CTGACCTGGAGAAAATGAGTAGTCTGGAGAGGATCTCATTCCTTCAGGATAAGCTTCAGGACATCAGGAACCACTATCTCTCCCTCAAGTCTGAGGTTGCCTCCATCGACAGACGGCGAAAGCGCATGAAGAAAAAGGAACTGGAAA GCACTGTGGCCGCgtcctcttcatcatcctcctcttcaCCGTCCTCAAGCTCACTGACAGCAGCAGTCATGTTGACGCTGGCTGACCAACCAGtgtcttcatcctcctcctcttcctcttcctcctcacagAACTCTGGGGTATCAGTAGAGTGCAGGTGA
- the arid4b gene encoding AT-rich interactive domain-containing protein 4B isoform X2, translating to MKTLEEPPYLTVGTDVSAKYRGAFCEAKIKTAKRLVKAKVTFKSDLSTAEVNDESIKGPLKVGAIVEVKNQDGVHQEATINKLTDASIYTVVFDDGDEKTLRRSSLCLKGARHFAESETLDRLPLTNPEHFGTPVIGKKGNRGRRSNPIQEEDSSSSSSEEEESDQRQNEDLFGKVVCVEGVAMGDKKKTTWYPALVTSPDCHDDITIKKESLFVRSFKDGKFYMVLRKDVREIDTNCPPKADAALKPALDAALEFQQQLVIPGTWKTEVKEESSGSEVEDDDEEEEQEEDASGEEEEEEVEPYPEERENFLQQLYKFMEDRRTPINKRPVLGYRNLNLFKLYRLVNKLGGFDNIESGAVWKQIYQNLGIPVLNSAAGYNVKCAYRKYLYGFEEYCTSTAITFKMDLPLKQAPKGEVMCVGEGGNTTTTFTSQEEEKDHGNGDPISKQFVVCKEEKLELDPNKSDGTTSKAEEKDSNGNNNKDEEEEEEEEEEAEDEEDSSPKTGDADEGSSTFHLSIKQEHDEDRESKDNSGDDNSQEGEEGEEFECYPPGMKVQVRYGRGRSLKTYEATVKEADVEGGEVLYLVHYCGWNIRYDEWIKADKIVRPANKNVPKIKHRKKIKNKSERERDRLERLSDREVLCPPLNNNRVPRSKCDLSQDVFSKLDQGKDQGTQQQSPAKSIEITSILNASELSSEESDHEGDGERNIQDNNVCRDLKGSSELQKSSERSTSCTPPNESKLFAVSGKNQEIISGELGKRKLDFIGEGGTRKRKSEGGADRTLKNQSKAKRATRSSDWLPAGTSRKLEERSAGAMEERGASSSNSSDDEGGAGSGSQAECSERAHPKTKGSPSKKYNGTKDKSKSSRQAGFWDIPEKRAKLSGNGEDKPAVRAKGQKDVWSSIQAQWPKKTLKELFSDSDTEAANSPPPPAPSSLEDTSVDQEAGPEDDASEEHIDHNKLQEFPSSGSNSVLNTPPTTPESPSGRGSALEDSGQAPQPSPLAPPTPPGLLPVSSSANVLPGLAQEEVACRRSESDCSTVEVDSLGGELPDLPQVGGPGSPPKVFDAPLSSNSSSNCSLEMSSSSQHEIEQKSKASVSQKRQKESQTCGISKKHKPNRKSLGVPPKKNRKTANSSDSEDQSFVEGCAKPAPTKNDTSDIKVAVSPKCRGRSPPSSHKYHKQGDAEHSQHREHHGRSPRVYKWSFQMSDLEKMSSLERISFLQDKLQDIRNHYLSLKSEVASIDRRRKRMKKKELESTVAASSSSSSSSPSSSSLTAAVMLTLADQPVSSSSSSSSSSSQNSGVSVECR from the exons TGTTTGACGATGGTGACGAGAAGACCTTAAGGCGTTCCTCTCTCTGCCTTAAAGGCGCCCGCCATTTTGCAGAGAGCGAG ACGCTTGACAGACTCCCTCTCACCAATCCTGAGCACTTTGGCACACCAGTCATCGGCAAAAAGGGTAACAGGGGCCGCCGATCCAACCCAAT CCAAGAGGAAGACTCTTCTTCATCCTCTAGTGAAGAAGAGGAGAGTGATCAACGACAGAATGAAGATCTGTTTGGTAAAGTGGTCTGTGTGGAAGGAGTGGCCATGGGGGATAAAAAGAAAACCACGTGGTATCCTGCATTG GTCACCTCCCCCGACTGCCACGATGACATCACAATAAAGAAGGAAAGCTTATTCGTCCGCTCTTTCAAAGACGGAAAATT TTATATGGTGCTACGGAAGGATGTTCGAGAAATCGACACAAATTGTCCCCCGAAGGCAGATGCAGCGCTGAAGCCAG CGCTGGATGCAGCCTTGGAGTTCCAGCAGCAGTTAGTCATCCCTGGCACCTGGAAGACTGAAGTGAAAGAGGAAAGCTCAGGCAGTGAGgtggaggatgatgatgaagaggaggaacaagaagaagatgccagtggggaagaagaagag GAGGAAGTGGAACCCTATCCCGAAGAGAGGGAGAACTTTCTTCAGCAGCTCTACAAGTTTATGGAAGACAGAA GAACGCCCATCAACAAGCGGCCAGTTCTGGGTTACCGGAATCTCAACCTGTTCAAGCTCTATAGGCTAGTCAACAAACTGGGAGGCTTTGACAAT ATTGAAAGTGGCGCCGTTTGGAAGCAAATCTACCAGAACCTTGGAATCCCAGTGCTCAATTCAGCTGCTGGCTACAACGTCAAATGCGCTTACCGCAA GTACTTATATGGCTTTGAAGAATACTGCACTTCCACTGCCATCACATTCAAGATGGACCTCCCTTTGAAGCAGGCCCCCAAGGGAGAGGTGATGTGTGTCGGTGAGGGAGGAAACACAACCACCACATTTACCAGccaagaggaggagaaagaccATGGGAACGGCGACCCAATCAGCAAACAATTTGTAGTCTGCAAG GAGGAGAAACTTGAATTGGATCCAAACAAAAGTGATGGCACAACTTCAAAAGCTGAGGAAAAGGACAGTAATGGAAACAACAAtaaggatgaggaggaggaggaggaggaggaggaggaggcggaggatgAGGAAGACAGTAGCCCTAAAACAGGAGACGCAGATGAAGGCTCTTCAACATTTCACCTCAGCATTAAACAGGAGCATGACGAGGACCGGGAGAGCAAGGACAACTCTGG GGATGACAACAGTCAGGAGGGGGAGGAAGGGGAAGAGTTTGAGTGTTACCCCCCGGGGATGAAGGTGCAGGTGAGGTATGGGCGAGGCCGCAGTCTGAAGACGTACGAGGCCACTGTGAAAGAGGCAGACGTGGAGGGGGGAGAGGTGCTCTACCTGGTGCACTACTGTGGCTGGAACATCAG ATATGATGAATGGATCAAAGCAGACAAGATTGTTCGCCCAGCCAATAAGAATGTACCAAAAATAAAGCAccgtaaaaaaataaag AACAAATCTGAGCGGGAGCGAGACCGGTTGGAGAGGCTCAGTGACAGAGAAGTCCTCTGTCCTCCACTCAACAATAATCGTGTCCCTCGCTCTAAGTGTGACCTTAGTCAGGATGTCTTTTCCAAGCTGGATCAGGGTAAGGACCAAGGGACTCAGCAGCAATCTCCAGCCAAGTCGATAGAGATTACTTCCATCCTCAATG CCTCTGAATTGTCCTCAGAAGAAAGTGATCATGAGGGTGATGGAGAGCGTAATATACAAGACAACAACGTTTGCAGAGATCTAAAGGGCTCATCCGAGCTTCAGAAATCCTCAGAACGGAGTACAAGTTGTACGCCACCCAATgaatccaaactttttgcagTCTCAGGGAAGAACCAGGAGATAATCAGTGGGGAATTGGGGAAGCGTAAACTGGATTTCATTGGGGAGGGAGGCACCAGAAAGAGGAAATCTGAGGGGGGAGCAGATAGGACTCTGAAAAACCAGTCCAAAGCTAAAAGGGCCACAAGGAGTTCAGACTGGTTGCCTGCAGGCACTTCCAGGAAGCTGGAGGAGAGGAGTGCTGGTGCCATGGAAGAGAGAGGGGCCTCTTCTAGCAACAGTTCAGATGATGAGGGAGGAGCAGGTTCTGGTTCCCAGGCTGAGTGCAGTGAACGAGCTCACCCCAAAACCAAAGGTTCCCCGTCCAAGAAGTACAATGGGACAAAGGACAAGAGTAAATCCAGCAGACAAGCAGGGTTCTGGGACATTCCTGAAAAGAGAGCCAAGCTGTCTGGGAATGGAGAGGATAAACCGGCTGTGCGCGCTAAAGGCCAAAAAGACGTGTGGTCCAGCATTCAAGCGCAGTGGCCAAAGAAGACTCTTAAAGAGTTGTTTTCTGATTCAGACACAGAGGCTGCTAAttctcctcctccacctgcACCCTCTAGCCTGGAAGATACAAGCGTCGACCAGGAAGCAGGACCTGAGGACGATGCCTCGGAAGAGCACATCGATCATAACAAACTGCAAGAGTTCCCCAGCAGTGGCAGTAACTCGGTACTCAACACACCACCCACCACACCAGAGTCCCCCTCAGGTAGAGGCAGTGCATTGGAAGACTCCGGCCAAGCGCCGCAGCCTTCCCCACTGGCGCCGCCCACACCCCCTGGTCTCCTTCCAGTTTCATCTTCTGCAAATGTCCTGCCTGGGCTGGCGCAGGAGGAAGTGGCATGTCGGCGCAGCGAGAGTGACTGCAGCACAGTAGAAGTGGATAGTCTGGGTGGGGAGCTGCCAGACCTTCCTCAGGTTGGAGGGCCAGGCTCCCCACCAAAAGTCTTTGATGCCCCGCTCTCgtccaacagcagcagcaactgcAGCCTGGAGatgagcagcagcagccagcATGAGATTGAGCAGAAGTCCAAAG CATCTGTGAGTCAGAAACGGCAGAAAGAATCACAGACATGTGGAATATCAAAGAAACACAAGCCAAACCGCAAGAGCCTTGGGGTGCCTCCTAAAAAGAATCGGAAAACAG CCAACAGCAGTGACAGTGAAGACCAGTCTTTTGTGGAAGGCTGTGCCAAACCAGCCCCCACCAAAAATGACACATCGGACATCAAGGTTGCAGTTTCGCCCAAGTGTCGCGGCCGATCTCCCCCCTCAAGCCATAAGTACCACAAGCAGGGTGACGCCGAGCACTCGCAGCACCGGGAACATCACGGAAGATCGCCGCGGGTTTACAAGTGGAGCTTCCAGATGT CTGACCTGGAGAAAATGAGTAGTCTGGAGAGGATCTCATTCCTTCAGGATAAGCTTCAGGACATCAGGAACCACTATCTCTCCCTCAAGTCTGAGGTTGCCTCCATCGACAGACGGCGAAAGCGCATGAAGAAAAAGGAACTGGAAA GCACTGTGGCCGCgtcctcttcatcatcctcctcttcaCCGTCCTCAAGCTCACTGACAGCAGCAGTCATGTTGACGCTGGCTGACCAACCAGtgtcttcatcctcctcctcttcctcttcctcctcacagAACTCTGGGGTATCAGTAGAGTGCAGGTGA
- the arid4b gene encoding AT-rich interactive domain-containing protein 4B isoform X3 → MKTLEEPPYLTVGTDVSAKYRGAFCEAKIKTAKRLVKAKVTFKSDLSTAEVNDESIKGPLKVGAIVEVKNQDGVHQEATINKLTDASIYTVVFDDGDEKTLRRSSLCLKGARHFAESETLDRLPLTNPEHFGTPVIGKKGNRGRRSNPIQEEDSSSSSSEEEESDQRQNEDLFGKVVCVEGVAMGDKKKTTWYPALVTSPDCHDDITIKKESLFVRSFKDGKFYMVLRKDVREIDTNCPPKADAALKPALDAALEFQQQLVIPGTWKTEVKEESSGSEVEDDDEEEEQEEDASGEEEEEEVEPYPEERENFLQQLYKFMEDRRTPINKRPVLGYRNLNLFKLYRLVNKLGGFDNIESGAVWKQIYQNLGIPVLNSAAGYNVKCAYRKYLYGFEEYCTSTAITFKMDLPLKQAPKGEVMCVGEGGNTTTTFTSQEEEKDHGNGDPISKQFVVCKEEKLELDPNKSDGTTSKAEEKDSNGNNNKDEEEEEEEEEEAEDEEDSSPKTGDADEGSSTFHLSIKQEHDEDRESKDNSGYDEWIKADKIVRPANKNVPKIKHRKKIKNKSERERDRLERLSDREVLCPPLNNNRVPRSKCDLSQDVFSKLDQGKDQGTQQQSPAKSIEITSILNGLQASELSSEESDHEGDGERNIQDNNVCRDLKGSSELQKSSERSTSCTPPNESKLFAVSGKNQEIISGELGKRKLDFIGEGGTRKRKSEGGADRTLKNQSKAKRATRSSDWLPAGTSRKLEERSAGAMEERGASSSNSSDDEGGAGSGSQAECSERAHPKTKGSPSKKYNGTKDKSKSSRQAGFWDIPEKRAKLSGNGEDKPAVRAKGQKDVWSSIQAQWPKKTLKELFSDSDTEAANSPPPPAPSSLEDTSVDQEAGPEDDASEEHIDHNKLQEFPSSGSNSVLNTPPTTPESPSGRGSALEDSGQAPQPSPLAPPTPPGLLPVSSSANVLPGLAQEEVACRRSESDCSTVEVDSLGGELPDLPQVGGPGSPPKVFDAPLSSNSSSNCSLEMSSSSQHEIEQKSKASVSQKRQKESQTCGISKKHKPNRKSLGVPPKKNRKTANSSDSEDQSFVEGCAKPAPTKNDTSDIKVAVSPKCRGRSPPSSHKYHKQGDAEHSQHREHHGRSPRVYKWSFQMSDLEKMSSLERISFLQDKLQDIRNHYLSLKSEVASIDRRRKRMKKKELESTVAASSSSSSSSPSSSSLTAAVMLTLADQPVSSSSSSSSSSSQNSGVSVECR, encoded by the exons TGTTTGACGATGGTGACGAGAAGACCTTAAGGCGTTCCTCTCTCTGCCTTAAAGGCGCCCGCCATTTTGCAGAGAGCGAG ACGCTTGACAGACTCCCTCTCACCAATCCTGAGCACTTTGGCACACCAGTCATCGGCAAAAAGGGTAACAGGGGCCGCCGATCCAACCCAAT CCAAGAGGAAGACTCTTCTTCATCCTCTAGTGAAGAAGAGGAGAGTGATCAACGACAGAATGAAGATCTGTTTGGTAAAGTGGTCTGTGTGGAAGGAGTGGCCATGGGGGATAAAAAGAAAACCACGTGGTATCCTGCATTG GTCACCTCCCCCGACTGCCACGATGACATCACAATAAAGAAGGAAAGCTTATTCGTCCGCTCTTTCAAAGACGGAAAATT TTATATGGTGCTACGGAAGGATGTTCGAGAAATCGACACAAATTGTCCCCCGAAGGCAGATGCAGCGCTGAAGCCAG CGCTGGATGCAGCCTTGGAGTTCCAGCAGCAGTTAGTCATCCCTGGCACCTGGAAGACTGAAGTGAAAGAGGAAAGCTCAGGCAGTGAGgtggaggatgatgatgaagaggaggaacaagaagaagatgccagtggggaagaagaagag GAGGAAGTGGAACCCTATCCCGAAGAGAGGGAGAACTTTCTTCAGCAGCTCTACAAGTTTATGGAAGACAGAA GAACGCCCATCAACAAGCGGCCAGTTCTGGGTTACCGGAATCTCAACCTGTTCAAGCTCTATAGGCTAGTCAACAAACTGGGAGGCTTTGACAAT ATTGAAAGTGGCGCCGTTTGGAAGCAAATCTACCAGAACCTTGGAATCCCAGTGCTCAATTCAGCTGCTGGCTACAACGTCAAATGCGCTTACCGCAA GTACTTATATGGCTTTGAAGAATACTGCACTTCCACTGCCATCACATTCAAGATGGACCTCCCTTTGAAGCAGGCCCCCAAGGGAGAGGTGATGTGTGTCGGTGAGGGAGGAAACACAACCACCACATTTACCAGccaagaggaggagaaagaccATGGGAACGGCGACCCAATCAGCAAACAATTTGTAGTCTGCAAG GAGGAGAAACTTGAATTGGATCCAAACAAAAGTGATGGCACAACTTCAAAAGCTGAGGAAAAGGACAGTAATGGAAACAACAAtaaggatgaggaggaggaggaggaggaggaggaggaggcggaggatgAGGAAGACAGTAGCCCTAAAACAGGAGACGCAGATGAAGGCTCTTCAACATTTCACCTCAGCATTAAACAGGAGCATGACGAGGACCGGGAGAGCAAGGACAACTCTGG ATATGATGAATGGATCAAAGCAGACAAGATTGTTCGCCCAGCCAATAAGAATGTACCAAAAATAAAGCAccgtaaaaaaataaag AACAAATCTGAGCGGGAGCGAGACCGGTTGGAGAGGCTCAGTGACAGAGAAGTCCTCTGTCCTCCACTCAACAATAATCGTGTCCCTCGCTCTAAGTGTGACCTTAGTCAGGATGTCTTTTCCAAGCTGGATCAGGGTAAGGACCAAGGGACTCAGCAGCAATCTCCAGCCAAGTCGATAGAGATTACTTCCATCCTCAATGGTCTGCAAG CCTCTGAATTGTCCTCAGAAGAAAGTGATCATGAGGGTGATGGAGAGCGTAATATACAAGACAACAACGTTTGCAGAGATCTAAAGGGCTCATCCGAGCTTCAGAAATCCTCAGAACGGAGTACAAGTTGTACGCCACCCAATgaatccaaactttttgcagTCTCAGGGAAGAACCAGGAGATAATCAGTGGGGAATTGGGGAAGCGTAAACTGGATTTCATTGGGGAGGGAGGCACCAGAAAGAGGAAATCTGAGGGGGGAGCAGATAGGACTCTGAAAAACCAGTCCAAAGCTAAAAGGGCCACAAGGAGTTCAGACTGGTTGCCTGCAGGCACTTCCAGGAAGCTGGAGGAGAGGAGTGCTGGTGCCATGGAAGAGAGAGGGGCCTCTTCTAGCAACAGTTCAGATGATGAGGGAGGAGCAGGTTCTGGTTCCCAGGCTGAGTGCAGTGAACGAGCTCACCCCAAAACCAAAGGTTCCCCGTCCAAGAAGTACAATGGGACAAAGGACAAGAGTAAATCCAGCAGACAAGCAGGGTTCTGGGACATTCCTGAAAAGAGAGCCAAGCTGTCTGGGAATGGAGAGGATAAACCGGCTGTGCGCGCTAAAGGCCAAAAAGACGTGTGGTCCAGCATTCAAGCGCAGTGGCCAAAGAAGACTCTTAAAGAGTTGTTTTCTGATTCAGACACAGAGGCTGCTAAttctcctcctccacctgcACCCTCTAGCCTGGAAGATACAAGCGTCGACCAGGAAGCAGGACCTGAGGACGATGCCTCGGAAGAGCACATCGATCATAACAAACTGCAAGAGTTCCCCAGCAGTGGCAGTAACTCGGTACTCAACACACCACCCACCACACCAGAGTCCCCCTCAGGTAGAGGCAGTGCATTGGAAGACTCCGGCCAAGCGCCGCAGCCTTCCCCACTGGCGCCGCCCACACCCCCTGGTCTCCTTCCAGTTTCATCTTCTGCAAATGTCCTGCCTGGGCTGGCGCAGGAGGAAGTGGCATGTCGGCGCAGCGAGAGTGACTGCAGCACAGTAGAAGTGGATAGTCTGGGTGGGGAGCTGCCAGACCTTCCTCAGGTTGGAGGGCCAGGCTCCCCACCAAAAGTCTTTGATGCCCCGCTCTCgtccaacagcagcagcaactgcAGCCTGGAGatgagcagcagcagccagcATGAGATTGAGCAGAAGTCCAAAG CATCTGTGAGTCAGAAACGGCAGAAAGAATCACAGACATGTGGAATATCAAAGAAACACAAGCCAAACCGCAAGAGCCTTGGGGTGCCTCCTAAAAAGAATCGGAAAACAG CCAACAGCAGTGACAGTGAAGACCAGTCTTTTGTGGAAGGCTGTGCCAAACCAGCCCCCACCAAAAATGACACATCGGACATCAAGGTTGCAGTTTCGCCCAAGTGTCGCGGCCGATCTCCCCCCTCAAGCCATAAGTACCACAAGCAGGGTGACGCCGAGCACTCGCAGCACCGGGAACATCACGGAAGATCGCCGCGGGTTTACAAGTGGAGCTTCCAGATGT CTGACCTGGAGAAAATGAGTAGTCTGGAGAGGATCTCATTCCTTCAGGATAAGCTTCAGGACATCAGGAACCACTATCTCTCCCTCAAGTCTGAGGTTGCCTCCATCGACAGACGGCGAAAGCGCATGAAGAAAAAGGAACTGGAAA GCACTGTGGCCGCgtcctcttcatcatcctcctcttcaCCGTCCTCAAGCTCACTGACAGCAGCAGTCATGTTGACGCTGGCTGACCAACCAGtgtcttcatcctcctcctcttcctcttcctcctcacagAACTCTGGGGTATCAGTAGAGTGCAGGTGA